A single region of the Thermodesulfatator indicus DSM 15286 genome encodes:
- a CDS encoding cation:proton antiporter, with protein sequence MVLLNDVIILLGSAFVASLIGHRFKVPNIISFIIAGALIGPYGLHLIQAEEAVHFLAELGVVLLLFTIGLEFSPAHLARLKTVALIGGGLQIALTALITGLLGYLIFDLTAPVSFFLGAYLALSSTAIVLSLLQEEGEMETPYGRASLGILLFQDMAIVPLMLLVPFLAGELKADLSLLSVVVKTFILLGGAYVLSRWVLGFFMDFVARTRSRELFLLATLTFCLIVAWAAYKAGLSLSLGAFLAGFILARSPYSHQATANILPFKDLLICVFFVSVGMFFDVRLFWKYLPLILGATAVVFLIKSSIIFGILRYVLRYPVHIAFLVGVSLFQIGEFSFVLAQEALKYNLLELDTFQLLSSVSILTMLLTPFVIILAKRHLPTSVEEKSSPLVLEDHMIIIGLGVAGMALRTAAKKVGIPYVIIEVNPETVRREKLAGEPIIFGDATYEYILRQAGLEKARVLAITIPDCKSARVIVGLAKHIKPDIYILVRTRYAAEMKNFLELGADEVIPEELVVALSMFARIMRLYLVPEEEIQQHLEEFARKHYALFSRDVSEDAARGKKPLKTE encoded by the coding sequence TATCGCTGGCGCGCTGATAGGCCCTTACGGTCTTCACTTGATTCAGGCTGAGGAGGCGGTTCATTTTTTAGCTGAGCTAGGCGTAGTTTTGCTTCTTTTTACCATAGGTCTTGAGTTTTCACCGGCCCATCTTGCCCGTTTAAAAACAGTAGCCCTGATAGGAGGCGGGCTACAAATCGCTCTTACGGCTTTAATAACAGGATTATTAGGTTATCTTATTTTTGATCTTACGGCTCCGGTTTCTTTTTTTCTCGGAGCTTATCTGGCCTTGAGTAGTACGGCTATTGTTTTATCTCTTCTCCAGGAAGAAGGAGAGATGGAAACCCCTTATGGACGTGCCTCTTTGGGAATCCTTCTCTTTCAAGATATGGCTATAGTACCTTTAATGCTTTTAGTGCCTTTTCTGGCTGGAGAGCTTAAAGCCGATTTAAGTCTTCTTTCTGTAGTGGTAAAGACTTTTATTCTTCTTGGTGGAGCTTACGTATTGAGTCGCTGGGTATTGGGTTTTTTTATGGATTTTGTGGCTCGTACCCGTAGTCGAGAACTTTTTCTATTGGCCACTCTAACCTTTTGTTTAATTGTAGCCTGGGCTGCTTATAAAGCAGGCCTTTCTCTTTCTCTAGGGGCCTTTCTGGCAGGTTTTATTTTAGCGCGCTCCCCTTATAGCCACCAAGCAACGGCCAATATCTTACCTTTTAAAGATTTGTTAATTTGCGTTTTCTTCGTTTCTGTAGGAATGTTTTTTGATGTTAGACTTTTCTGGAAATATCTTCCGTTAATTCTCGGAGCCACGGCCGTTGTTTTTCTAATAAAGAGCAGCATAATTTTTGGTATATTGCGTTATGTTTTACGTTATCCAGTTCACATTGCTTTTTTGGTGGGGGTAAGCCTTTTCCAGATAGGAGAATTTTCATTTGTATTGGCTCAAGAGGCCCTTAAGTACAATCTTTTGGAATTAGACACTTTTCAGCTGCTTTCATCGGTTTCTATTCTCACCATGTTACTAACGCCGTTTGTTATAATTTTGGCCAAGCGACATTTACCAACTTCTGTGGAAGAAAAAAGCTCTCCCTTGGTTTTAGAAGACCACATGATAATTATTGGATTAGGGGTGGCAGGTATGGCCCTTCGCACCGCTGCCAAGAAGGTAGGAATTCCTTATGTAATCATTGAAGTTAACCCGGAAACAGTTCGCCGCGAAAAGCTTGCTGGGGAACCCATTATTTTTGGTGATGCTACTTACGAATATATTTTACGCCAAGCGGGCCTTGAGAAGGCCAGGGTCTTGGCCATCACTATTCCAGATTGCAAGTCAGCACGGGTGATTGTAGGGCTTGCCAAACATATTAAGCCTGACATCTACATATTGGTTAGAACACGATATGCGGCTGAGATGAAAAATTTTCTTGAGCTAGGAGCAGACGAAGTAATCCCTGAAGAATTGGTAGTAGCTCTTAGTATGTTTGCTAGAATTATGCGGCTTTATCTGGTGCCCGAGGAAGAAATTCAACAGCACCTGGAAGAATTTGCCCGAAAACATTACGCTCTATTTAGCCGAGATGTCTCAGAAGACGCGGCTAGAGGAAAAAAGCCCTTAAAAACAGAATAA